A window of Benincasa hispida cultivar B227 chromosome 9, ASM972705v1, whole genome shotgun sequence genomic DNA:
CTAGTATCTACGggcatttcttttataaaaatttaaaaatatattcatgtagtcttttcttatataaaaattattatttagcTAAGCTATCATTTTTGGTCTTTGTACATTTGTTAAACTTTGGTGTTTACACTAACACATGTCCAATTTTAATGCatgtacttttaataaatcttaagaTTTTACCTCTACTATTagtttgttaattttttaaaattcttttattattcattagtatttcattctaatttttaaaaacataatcatatataaatattttgtttccttacatgaaaaatactattattattatttagtcaaTTTCCAAAGCATAAAGACTAGAATGGTATTCTAAccttattattactatttaaccaattttaataaaagaaaattaagtttcaatgaataagtttaatgtttattaaaaatacatcGAACGAAATGTGAAGACGAATATggtattttaactttatttttacaatatatatatatatgaaattcgaaagaaaataacaagttGAACCAAAAGGGAGGGGTCCTATTTCAAATCCAGAACCAAAATTTGTACTACAAAAGAATGTGACTGGCTTagtcaaaaaattattttaaaaaattatatatatagatattaaaaaaaatataaaagtggGGAACAAGAACATACCCACGTACATGTTTGGTTCACGGGTTGGAAAATTTTTCGTTTGGATTAAAGTTGAAAAGTTTTACCATGTACCTTTGGAGAAAACTAGTCTTACAGCTGTGAATTTGAttaactttattatatatatagtgaaTATTCATAGTTTAATTGAGTCCAAAtgtaactttatttattttctttgaaataaataaacttgcatattagatataaaattactATAGGTAGACCAACTTACAGAATATTCATAGTTTAATTGAGTCCAAAtgtaactttatttattttctttgaaataaataaacttgcatattagatataaaattactATAGGTAGACCAACTTACAGTTCTTCAAAATGCTAGTATAAACTCCAAGCTaatacatataatttaatagtTAAAgcagaatatttttttttacacccATCTCAATTAAAATGCTGTATTTGTCCATTTGAAGGAAATCTCCCCAATAATTCTTCCTGAAGTTACCCTTTGTTTACCCTATCAAAAACCAAGAACCGCCAAAAAAATACACTATACCTAAAAGTCAAAAGACAGTAACTTTTCAACCTAATAATTCGGTGAGGTtatttcaaacttcaaaatatatTCAAGTGATGAAGTGGTAGCTCTGAAATTTTGTACATAAAATTTCAAGTCCTAAAACCTTTTTTTAAAGATGAGATAATTAAAATCTCTTCCATTGATTTAACTTTTGATTGATCAATCGAAATGCTTATACATCTAATTGATCAACAACCAATCTTTCGTGTTATACAAAATCAACCGTCACTGAATCTAAAATTGGTGTATCGATCACTATACGATTGATGATTTTTAGTTCACCCCATAAGGAAAGGCTTAGCCTAATTTTGGATAAACAAGCTTCAAAATACATATACATTGAACAAGGCAGTAAAACAGATGTTTCAAGCAAACAGTATGTCTGTCTAAACCACACCTAAAGCATAGGGGGGGGAAAACTATGAAAGTTATGATAAATTCTATGCAGCAGACTTGAAATGAAACTCATCTATGGTGGAATATATCAAACCTTCATCTTCAAGAGATCTTATGGAGTTTctgaaaggagaaaaaaaaggtttaaaaaaaagtagtagAAGTTAATTGCCATATTAACCACACAAGTGAGGTGAGGAGGGAAGGAGGCTTACAGTATTTTCTCCATTGGAATTTTCAGTTGTTGGGAAAGTTCATCTCTGTGTATCCCTCTTTCTTTTGCActggaaaaaaaagtttattaggaaaagaaaattaactTCTCCATTATAGGAAACCATTTTTCTCATGATACCAGAATAagtaatttatacacaacaATTTTCATAGAACAATTTTTTAACTCCCATGATCGTTAtgctaaattatatttaattgtcaaatcaataaaataacttcactaaagatcaacTAAAATATACGTACATCTACATAGTTTACTCCAATTAACAAACTTTGGTAAAAACTAACTTCACATGACAAATAATTTTGGAATATTTTGATAGTACATAGGCTAAATTTCAACATTTGAAAGtacaagaattaaaataaaataaaatccaaaataCAGAAACCAAAAAGATATTCAAACCTATATTTTTCTAATACCATTAGTATTTAAGGTAAATAGATCTCAAGGATGCAACTAATCTACTAAGCACGGATATTGACACAAGACACAGATATAACACCACAAAGACACGATGACATGCCATAAAACATAACACGACAAGGAcaagtttattaaaatatacatttttaaaaatattttttttatatcaaaaaaaaatccaaaagtaaatgagtcgatgtatttaaatgtttaaaaaactTAATTCATGTATTTCCAACTCAAAATTTATCATTATTGTTATATATGTGTCTTTTTAGTCTAATCAACAAATGTTTTGTGCATGTCTAACACATTTGTTGCACTAACACGAATCCATTATGTATCCAATAACTGTTGGAGTACGCTAGCCAAACTAAAGTGTGTGTGTTTCTTAGCTAACAACAATtagttgaaatatatatatatatatatatatatataatatatactctttttttttttttttttttgcaaagatTCCAATATGAGTGGCCCACATGAAAATTGAACCGTGCAACTTAAAGTCATACCTTGTCCCCTTATTATTGGGCCAAGGGCCAACTCAATATGAGTGTCTATAGAACCAATAATCAGAAGTGACCCGACTAAAAGTCAACCACCGACCTAACGTCTTGTTTTCTATTCACAGAGGTTGCCAAGTACCACGAATGACTCACAGTCACATCTGATGATGgaattcaattatttaaatgTAAAACCACCTTGTTTCCGGACCAAAGGCAAGCTTAAGTCTATCTCATATAGGATAAATGCACAGTAACCAGCCAACAAGTAAAACAATctgaaaaggaaaattaaaaattggtcTGGGACAACTTACACGCTGGAGGGCAGCTGCAGATAGTCGAGAACCAACTCATCACAGTTCTTTTTAACATCAACAGTATGCTGCTCAGATGGCtgcaaaatgaaattagatTTGAATTTCAATCAAGCAATCTTTCATAAGATATTGATACACTATctaattattagagaaaatgacCCTCCAAATATCTACACAATAATATGATATTGTTCACTTTAAACATAAACCTgcataattttacttttgattTAATCCAAAAAACACCATACCAATAGAGATATTATCCCTCACTTATAGACCCTATGATCGATCTTAGCCAATGTGAGACTATTGTCGCATTTTCAATAATAATCATGGTTAAGACTCACTATTCCCGAAGATGCTGTCTGATGTCCACTCGAGCCATTCTGCACTGGAGTCTTCACAATTGAATCTGAGGATTGGAACTGTGTTGGTCCATCGCCGTTGAGATTCTAGCAGTTTAAGCACAAATGAATTGAGAATTATGATCTTCGTTAatagtttgttttatttattgattaaagaaaaacaaaattacaagttAGAAGCACAACTATCAAGTCAGCTCCAGCAACCAGTACCTGTAGCTTGGAATTCCGCAAGTGGTCATGTATGCATTCAATAAAGTGGAATGTAATTTCGTCAAAATTTGTAACAGGCCTGGTAAAACATAACCAAATTCGTCACTCAGTCGATCAAAGATACAACAGGCACAGAGAATTTGCCATTAGACGGTTTCAAATACCCAACCAATTACTTGATATTGGTCACTGTCTAGTGACCAAGCTTGGAAAAAAGATCAATACATTGGACAGTAGTTTCAAGCAGAAATTTTAGGCAATCACAGGTTAACAAAGTGAAACTATATACcattaacaataaattaatttaatccagAGGTTTGCTTGCTCATAATTTTTCTAATTGCGAATGTCCAGAATTAGTAATGTCTCTTGTTCCTTTACTTTTCCCAAAGAATCAAAGGAAATCAATTACTGCAAATTTTAATGGAGAAACgaacatttctcaaatcaaCACCGGCAAAATGTTGCAAAATCCCATATGTAAATGTCATCATCCAAATTATGTCCTCCGGAAATTTTTTAACTGATTTTAAGTCGAGGATTAGTACAGAATTGAACTAATGCCACTACTGTGTCAAAACTAACAAATGCCACATCTCATAGTGCCCATGCACTGGCAACGTGAGAAGTTAAGACCATTTCTGAAAATTTCTTAAATCCATTGAGAAAGAAGCTTGAGAATTCCAAATATCAACTGTCAGAGCACCTAATATTTCTCTGCAACTGGCTCAGCCCCAGGACCTTCAAATAATGTAAATATTTAATGCAAACACTTCAAAAACAAGTTTTCTTATCCTGACATGTGGAGTTTAAAAATTACGAGCACTGTGATTAGAAATGAATAAAATGGTCACCTTCACTTGTTTGTAAAATGTGAGTAAAACCGGCCTATTTGCACAGACAATACCCATTTCTTTTGGATCTTAACAGGTACCCCTCTCCATAACAATCAAGCTGAGCTCGAGGACACTGTAGAACATACCCTGGTTGTTTTACCTACAAATCCAGTAGACTATATTTGCTGCTATTGATTTTAGAACTGAAAGTCAGCACGATAGAACAGATTCTAATCATCCTACTCGAGCAAGGTTGTATATTTGCTGGTTTTACTATAAAAATGAATTAGAACATATATGGCCTCTTTCCAAAACGGTGCTTAGCTAATATTGACCTACTTCAACTCATTTGATGTGCAAATCCTAAAGTTTCAACATGCAATAAAAACACCAAGCAGGATGATAACCTTAAATGTAAAACATTTAACTTTAAAGAGAACCCAAGCGCATGTaaacaaattgaagagaatcaaaATATCATACCTTACAGAGAATGCAAATATTTGCTTGTTActttgaaatattttcaaatgccCATTCACCCGTACATACATTCCATCTCTATGCCATAAAAGAAAACGTCATCAGCACCACTAAAGCATTTGTCATCACAAGAGAATCGAACTAGATGAGAACTTACTGTATTTCCTCCATTTGCTTAGTGTCAAAAGTGTCGTTTACCCTGAATAAATTTTGACACACATTCTTTAGTAAAATAGAGTAGATACACTACTggaatgaagatttaattaaaaggtttaagaAGATTTCAACTGCAACAGTATACCATCTTTTGCAACCAATTGTTCCTGTTCCATCATCTACAGTGAATGTGATGTCTGTATTCCTTTCAGCTTTCTCAGAGACCTTCCCAACGATATTAACCTTTTTctcaatatttaaaatgttaGTACTTACAACAAAGAGAATTTACAAGCCTGAGACATCCTCAAACTAAAAAATGAACGAGTCTCTGTGCATGGCAAATCAGATGAAAAGACAAAGGTTGTGTAGAAGCTTAAAGACTATAAATCTACAAGAAATACACACGCAAGTGATCAAATCTGGAGGAGCCAATCAGGAATATGTTCATCAACAGGCCGTTTTGGTACTTGTCATGCTGGGAAAAGTTACATGTTGCTTATACATTAAAATTTACTCTATCAAATTTCAACCATTTGACGACTGTTTGTTACAATTAACATTTATGTAATGTAAAAAACTGAAATACACAAACTCCCTTATGCTTTGAATATTCAACACTCTGCCAACATAATGTTCATGCTTCTTTAGGTTAAAGGGTAAAAGAATCTACAACTACTAAaccacccaaaaaaaaaaaaaatagcattgCTACATTGCCagataaatttaacataaatttgatTCTGTACAGCATTTCCTTGTCATCGCTTTTAGATAATACATAGCAGTTTATAAAAGTGAGAAAGAATGCAAGGAAGTATACATTTGTAATGTCAACGCCGTTGAGTACAAAGTTGGCCTTCTCCTCGCCAGAATGTGAAGCTTCACTTATCTGTTTTACAGTTACCGGAACCAAGCCCGGCGATTCTCGACTCTGCATGGAATAATTAAAAAGATGTaaaaaaatgggagaaaatGTAACATTCACCAATTGCCA
This region includes:
- the LOC120085441 gene encoding replication protein A 32 kDa subunit A-like, producing MFSGTQFDSASGFTSSQTNDSSSAKSRESPGLVPVTVKQISEASHSGEEKANFVLNGVDITNVNIVGKVSEKAERNTDITFTVDDGTGTIGCKRWVNDTFDTKQMEEIQDGMYVRVNGHLKIFQSNKQIFAFSVRPVTNFDEITFHFIECIHDHLRNSKLQNLNGDGPTQFQSSDSIVKTPVQNGSSGHQTASSGIPSEQHTVDVKKNCDELVLDYLQLPSSVAKERGIHRDELSQQLKIPMEKILNSIRSLEDEGLIYSTIDEFHFKSAA